The Streptomyces tendae genome has a window encoding:
- a CDS encoding DUF7144 family membrane protein, translating to MASNVSGTRGHGTGWEARNPWATSWTAAAAVLMVFGGIMAIFEGIAAIAQDDVFVATRNFTYEFSLTGWGWVHLILGALVAAAGMALFTGAAWARVVGVTLAGLSMIANFVWLPYQPVWSIVLIVIDGFIIWALCAPRRESQA from the coding sequence ATGGCCAGCAATGTCAGCGGTACGCGCGGGCACGGGACCGGCTGGGAGGCACGGAACCCCTGGGCCACCAGTTGGACGGCCGCCGCCGCGGTCCTCATGGTGTTCGGCGGCATCATGGCGATCTTCGAGGGCATCGCCGCCATCGCCCAGGACGACGTCTTCGTGGCCACCCGCAACTTCACCTACGAGTTCAGCCTCACCGGCTGGGGCTGGGTGCACCTGATCCTGGGCGCCCTGGTGGCCGCCGCCGGCATGGCGTTGTTCACGGGCGCCGCCTGGGCTCGGGTGGTGGGTGTCACGCTGGCCGGACTGAGCATGATCGCCAACTTCGTGTGGCTGCCCTACCAGCCGGTGTGGTCGATCGTCCTCATCGTCATCGACGGCTTCATCATCTGGGCCCTGTGCGCACCCCGTCGCGAGTCCCAGGCGTAG
- a CDS encoding HGxxPAAW family protein: protein MSAHPYDHGHTVAGWTGCGIAVTGTAVLGAGLCTGSGPLLVAGAVVVAVALLVTWGLHLAGWGKPSGPRPREQWDWRVRDTGARAGHPRCVGCRLAGRGRVAFPDAVVPEPARVVASVTEPASASVPVSASASASASVPVSAGADSVGAGS, encoded by the coding sequence ATGAGCGCGCACCCATATGACCACGGGCACACGGTCGCCGGATGGACCGGTTGCGGGATCGCCGTCACCGGGACGGCGGTGCTCGGCGCGGGCCTCTGCACCGGCTCCGGGCCGCTGCTCGTCGCCGGGGCGGTGGTCGTGGCGGTCGCCCTGCTGGTCACCTGGGGCCTCCACCTCGCCGGCTGGGGCAAGCCGTCGGGGCCGCGCCCGCGGGAGCAGTGGGACTGGCGGGTGCGCGACACCGGCGCCCGCGCCGGGCACCCGCGGTGCGTGGGATGCCGGCTGGCGGGGCGGGGCCGGGTGGCGTTTCCCGACGCGGTCGTGCCGGAACCCGCGCGCGTGGTGGCGTCCGTGACCGAACCCGCGTCGGCGTCCGTGCCCGTGTCGGCGTCGGCGTCGGCGTCGGCGTCCGTGCCCGTGTCGGCCGGCGCGGACTCGGTGGGCGCCGGGAGCTGA
- a CDS encoding potassium channel family protein, translating into MVTAYFLLPLDRLGPRRPVLSWVLFGLALALIAVLLLVQVARVLLAVPGVRPGLVIPPLMCLSVLVFATAYQGLAQHPGEMHGIATRLDALYFTLVTLATVGYGDITPRGQSARLVAILQILYSFIFLTAAATALTNHLRNVLRHHGGPGTPP; encoded by the coding sequence ATGGTCACCGCGTACTTCCTGCTGCCGCTGGACCGGCTGGGGCCACGCCGCCCGGTGCTCAGCTGGGTGCTCTTCGGTCTCGCCCTGGCCCTGATCGCCGTCCTGCTGCTGGTACAGGTAGCGCGGGTGCTGCTGGCCGTCCCGGGCGTCCGTCCGGGGCTGGTCATCCCCCCGCTGATGTGCCTGTCCGTGCTGGTGTTCGCGACCGCCTACCAGGGCCTCGCCCAGCACCCCGGCGAGATGCACGGCATCGCCACACGCCTCGACGCGCTCTACTTCACCCTGGTCACCCTCGCCACCGTCGGCTACGGCGACATCACGCCCCGCGGACAGTCCGCCCGCCTGGTGGCCATCCTGCAGATCCTCTACAGCTTCATCTTCCTCACGGCCGCGGCCACCGCCCTGACCAACCACCTGCGCAACGTGCTGCGCCATCACGGGGGACCGGGCACTCCGCCCTGA
- a CDS encoding FAD-binding oxidoreductase, giving the protein MDATALDNLREALRGPVVTPQDAGYDETRSIYNAMIDRRPAAIARCTGTADVRATVAFARQTGVDLAVRGGGHSGPGLCLVDGGLTLDLSPMRWVRVDPENGTAQVGGGSQLGDLDHETHAFGRGVPAGINSTTGVGGLTLGGGHGHLTRKYGLTVDSLIGADVVLADGSVVTTTEKEHPDLLWALRGGGGNFGVVTSFTFRLHPVDTVGVAVTVWPVERTADVLRWYREFLPAAPEDLNGFFAVMSVPPGPPFPEPLHGRKMCAVIWCYTGDLDGGRLEDVLSVVDEPAPPAFHFATPMSYPALQTMFDELVPKGLQWYWRGDFFDAISDEAVAVHERYGRALPTALSTMHLYPVDGAAHDVAPGETAWAYRDAVWSGVVAGIDPDPANADLVRQWCVDYWTDLHPHSMGGSYVNFIGEAEGPERVRSTYRDNYARLTEVKRAYDPDNLFHANQNIPPSTT; this is encoded by the coding sequence ATGGACGCAACTGCTCTCGACAATCTGCGCGAGGCCCTGCGAGGCCCTGTCGTCACACCGCAGGACGCCGGGTACGACGAGACCCGCAGCATCTACAACGCCATGATCGACCGCCGTCCCGCCGCCATCGCCCGCTGCACGGGCACGGCGGACGTACGGGCCACGGTCGCCTTCGCCCGGCAGACGGGTGTCGACCTCGCCGTGCGCGGCGGCGGGCACAGCGGCCCCGGCCTGTGCCTGGTCGACGGCGGGCTCACGCTCGACCTGTCCCCGATGCGCTGGGTCCGGGTCGACCCGGAGAACGGCACGGCCCAGGTCGGCGGCGGCAGCCAGCTCGGCGACCTCGACCACGAGACGCACGCCTTCGGACGCGGCGTGCCGGCCGGCATCAACTCGACCACCGGCGTCGGCGGTCTCACTCTGGGCGGCGGCCACGGCCACCTGACCCGCAAGTACGGCCTGACGGTCGACAGCCTGATCGGCGCGGACGTGGTGCTGGCCGACGGCAGCGTCGTCACCACCACGGAGAAGGAGCACCCGGACCTGCTGTGGGCGCTGCGCGGCGGCGGCGGCAACTTCGGCGTCGTCACCTCGTTCACCTTCAGGCTGCACCCGGTGGACACGGTCGGCGTGGCGGTGACCGTGTGGCCGGTCGAGCGGACGGCGGACGTGCTGCGCTGGTACCGGGAGTTCCTGCCCGCCGCGCCGGAGGACCTCAACGGCTTCTTCGCCGTGATGTCCGTCCCGCCCGGCCCGCCCTTCCCGGAACCGCTGCACGGGCGGAAGATGTGCGCCGTCATCTGGTGCTACACCGGCGACCTGGACGGCGGACGCCTGGAGGACGTGCTCTCCGTGGTCGACGAGCCGGCCCCGCCCGCCTTCCACTTCGCCACGCCGATGTCGTACCCCGCCCTGCAGACCATGTTCGACGAGCTGGTCCCCAAGGGTCTGCAGTGGTACTGGCGGGGCGACTTCTTCGACGCGATCTCCGACGAGGCGGTCGCGGTGCACGAGCGGTACGGCCGGGCGCTGCCCACCGCCCTGTCGACCATGCATCTGTACCCCGTGGACGGTGCCGCCCACGACGTCGCCCCGGGCGAGACGGCCTGGGCCTACCGGGACGCCGTCTGGTCCGGCGTGGTCGCCGGCATCGACCCGGACCCGGCCAACGCCGACCTGGTCCGCCAGTGGTGCGTCGACTACTGGACCGACCTCCACCCGCACTCCATGGGCGGCTCCTACGTCAACTTCATCGGCGAGGCCGAGGGCCCGGAGCGCGTCCGCTCCACCTACCGCGACAACTACGCCCGCCTCACCGAGGTCAAGCGCGCCTACGACCCCGACAACCTCTTCCACGCCAACCAGAACATCCCTCCGTCGACCACGTGA
- a CDS encoding MarR family transcriptional regulator, with translation MHVTPRPPATQQEAMWAMDRLIATHLVGQQEMAQLMGLNVTDVTCFGFVIAAGEDLLTAGELAERVHVTTGAMTGVLNRLERAGFITRRPDPADRRRVRVAAEPDAVALATRLYEPYYARLAELFADYSPEELAVLNDWFTRATALAEGFREERRREG, from the coding sequence ATGCACGTCACTCCGCGCCCGCCCGCCACCCAGCAGGAGGCGATGTGGGCGATGGACCGGCTGATCGCGACCCACCTGGTCGGCCAGCAGGAGATGGCCCAGCTCATGGGCCTGAACGTCACCGACGTGACCTGCTTCGGCTTCGTCATCGCGGCGGGGGAGGACCTCCTCACGGCCGGTGAGCTGGCGGAACGCGTCCACGTCACCACCGGCGCGATGACCGGCGTCCTCAACCGCCTGGAACGGGCCGGTTTCATCACCCGCCGCCCCGACCCCGCCGACCGCCGCCGGGTGCGCGTGGCCGCCGAGCCCGACGCGGTGGCCCTGGCGACCCGGCTGTACGAGCCCTACTACGCGCGCCTCGCCGAGCTCTTCGCCGACTACTCGCCCGAGGAGCTCGCCGTACTGAACGACTGGTTCACGCGCGCGACCGCGCTGGCGGAGGGCTTCCGCGAGGAGCGCCGCCGCGAGGGCTGA
- a CDS encoding PP2C family protein-serine/threonine phosphatase, which produces MERYQHEGGSRKLPWARCLPAAVLLVALLTDLVWPPFNTFPLLATVSLIAAPMFSLAWTVGSGAIACLVGWLLSFRESQEVLTRANVIGFTTLITLTVVAGFLNRMFAREREQLRTSRQVAEAVQRAVLPTTPDRVRGLAVATRYQAAQEEALIGGDLYAVHDTPHGLRMVIGDVRGKGMQAVRLVNTLLGAFHAVALRLPDLPSVVQAVEAQVQDVKARQDDAPYEDFVTAVFVEILPDRSALRMANRGHPAPLLVHAGEVTVLEPEEPSLPLGLGDLAGPAVPVDRCELPPGATLVMFTDGIIEARDRDGVFFDPVPPLTGPLPADPGAVLDTMLTALFRHTKDLEDDAAALAVTRLPDDDPNENTPAPPRAAG; this is translated from the coding sequence ATGGAGCGATACCAGCACGAGGGCGGCTCCCGGAAACTGCCGTGGGCGCGTTGCCTGCCCGCCGCCGTGCTCCTCGTCGCGCTCCTCACCGACCTCGTCTGGCCCCCGTTCAACACCTTTCCCCTCCTGGCGACCGTCTCCTTGATCGCGGCGCCGATGTTCTCCCTGGCCTGGACGGTCGGCAGTGGCGCCATCGCCTGCCTGGTCGGCTGGCTGCTGTCGTTCCGGGAGAGCCAGGAGGTACTCACCAGGGCGAACGTCATCGGCTTCACGACCCTCATCACCCTCACCGTCGTCGCGGGGTTCCTCAACCGGATGTTCGCCCGCGAACGGGAGCAGCTGCGGACCTCCCGCCAGGTCGCGGAGGCGGTCCAGCGCGCGGTGCTGCCGACGACGCCCGACCGGGTCCGCGGGCTGGCCGTGGCCACCCGGTACCAGGCGGCGCAGGAGGAGGCCCTGATCGGCGGCGACCTGTACGCGGTCCACGACACACCCCACGGCCTGCGCATGGTGATCGGTGACGTGCGTGGCAAGGGCATGCAGGCGGTCAGACTGGTCAACACGCTGCTGGGCGCCTTCCACGCGGTGGCCCTCCGGCTGCCGGACCTGCCCTCCGTCGTCCAGGCCGTGGAGGCGCAGGTGCAGGACGTCAAGGCGCGCCAGGACGACGCCCCCTACGAGGACTTCGTCACCGCCGTCTTCGTCGAGATCCTCCCCGACCGTTCCGCGCTCCGCATGGCGAACCGGGGACATCCGGCGCCGCTGCTGGTCCACGCGGGCGAGGTGACCGTACTGGAACCGGAGGAGCCGTCACTGCCCCTGGGGCTGGGGGACCTGGCCGGCCCCGCCGTCCCGGTGGACCGGTGCGAACTGCCTCCCGGTGCCACGCTGGTGATGTTCACCGACGGCATCATCGAGGCCCGCGACCGCGACGGTGTCTTCTTCGACCCGGTCCCGCCGCTCACCGGCCCGTTGCCCGCGGACCCCGGTGCCGTCCTGGACACGATGCTCACCGCCCTGTTCCGGCACACCAAGGACCTCGAGGACGACGCCGCGGCCCTCGCCGTCACCCGCCTGCCGGACGACGACCCGAACGAGAACACCCCGGCGCCGCCACGGGCGGCAGGCTGA